One window from the genome of Hydractinia symbiolongicarpus strain clone_291-10 chromosome 1, HSymV2.1, whole genome shotgun sequence encodes:
- the LOC130644094 gene encoding protein slit-like isoform X1 translates to MKEKRTTGGNVGDFSSKQNTKMASLIIYSVCILYFTTVIVTEKCSNPKGGLEFCSCSADETIVTCRNNSLLSFPEKLPSNVETFIFESKSLQNIPPSYFQSYFRLKSIQITGGVFPDLYQQYFNGISRTVMHLKISETNLRDIHYLTFFVLSQLRSLDLQNNELSSIFHLPMENLTHLDLSGNKISSIGKDVFSKLRNLEMLKLNNNKLTSLPSNLFRNLVSLKKLYLSNNQLSNLSSDIFLSLRYLTELYITDNKLDNAFWEALKKLKNVQKLGLSRNQFSSVEANNFLHMGDLQSIFLRENRLPLVIKPKAFFIDQSNVRELYLSGNNITQITNFTFFGLQNLTTLYLDDNRLKEIPTDAFLHLSKLEWLHLRRNQLTSIDIDGFRGLKQIKHIYLTSNLLKNMNKVFQHSKSLVQLNLNDNRIEHITKTLFEGLEKLKYLNLDNNTISDIYGGAFIKLPSLEKLYLRHNKLTKIDEDDFAHATFKELYLNYNHLDIKTKAFQDIRNLKKLYLSDNRMTSVKGTMFQNTKLELLNLQRNKINFVESFPDSVKINISHNQLDYLSSEMFSRNIEILDASYNNISALKKSTFQNVFSLRSLYLQHNRIDTLEENTFCRQLLCEYSLINFENNLLPCNCKIWSVLSPISIIIIRGSCPSMSLTDLVEKNGCQCGTSDSGKCNTKKRICEDHKCKNNAECIALNENSYICKCNGGYHGRTCKLKSSECNPKLCNNNGTCQRIGKKATEYTCLCNTGFSGKNCAVKTLTNVEITSIMISGLVIEAIVCIVFVIAVVFLFQRVKTYRTLSKKPSPADENQYASIDTLYLPESFPTYQPLSKMESTTAESPDANEYELNLEMQGESGKEEMNNDDETKDSYYNVATRT, encoded by the exons atgaaagaaaaaagaacaacAG gagGAAACGTTGGTGACTTCAGCAGCAAGCAGAATACAAAGATGGCATCGTTGATTATTTACAGcgtttgtattttatattttacaactgTGATTGTCACAGAAAAATGTTCAAATCCTAAAGGTGGCCTTGAGTTCTGTTCTTGTTCTGCGGATGAAACTATTGTTACCTGTCGAAATAACAGCCTGCTGTCATTTCCAGAAAAATTGCCATCGAATGTGGAGACATTCATTTTTGAATCAAAATCATTGCAAAATATTCCTCCTTCATATTTTCAATCCTACTTCAGGTTAAAAAGTATTCAAATTACAGGCGGAGTGTTTCCTGATCTATATCAACAATACTTTAATGGAATTAGTAGAACTGTGATGCatttaaaaatatcagaaaCAAATCTTAGAGATATCCACTATCTCACCTTTTTTGTTCTTTCACAGTTAAGATCACTAGATTTACAAAACAACGAGCTAAGCTCTATATTTCACCTACCTATGGAGAATTTAACACATCTTGATCTTTCTGGCAACAAAATAAGTTCCATAGGGAAAGACGTGTTTTCGAAATTGCGCAACCTTGAAATGCTCAAGTTAAATAACAACAAGCTAACGTCGTTACCTTCCAACTTGTTTAGAAATCTGGTCagtctaaaaaaattatatttatcaaATAACCAGTTATCCAACCTATCTTCAGACATATTTTTGAGCCTACGATATCTTACGGAACTTTATATAACCGACAATAAACTGGACAATGCATTTTGGGAAGCtttaaaaaagcttaaaaatgtcCAAAAACTAGGTTTATCAAGGAATCAATTCTCTTCTGTTGaggcaaataattttttacatatGGGCGATCTTCAAAGTATCTTCCTACGTGAAAATCGTCTACCCTTGGTAATAAAACCAAAGGCGTTTTTTATTGACCAATCAAATGTAAGAGAATTGTATCTGTCAGGTAACAATATAACCCAAATTACAAACTTCACATTTTTTGGTCTACAAAATTTAACAACACTGTATTTGGATGACAATAGATTGAAGGAAATCCCTACAGATGCCTTTCTGCATTTATCGAAGTTAGAATGGTTACATTTGAGAAGAAACCAGTTAACATCAATAGATATTGATGGCTTTAGGGGATTAAAGCAAATTAAACACATTTATCTAACATCCAATCTGCTGAAAAATATGAATAAAGTTTTCCAGCATTCAAAGAGTCTTGTtcaattaaatttaaatgatAATAGAATTGAACATATAACCAAAACATTGTTCGAGGGCTTGGAGAAATTAAAGTATCTTAACTTGGATAACAATACCATCAGTGATATATACGGAGGGGCGTTCATAAAACTACCATCACTGGAAAAGCTTTATCTTCGACATAATAAGTTGACCAAGATAGATGAAGACGATTTTGCGCATGCAACTTTCAAAGAGCTTTACTTAAATTACAATCACCTAGACATCAAAACAAAAGCTTTTCAAGATATCAGAAACTTGAAAAAGCTTTATCTATCTGACAACAGAATGACCAGTGTCAAGGGAACGATGTTTCAAAATACAAAACTAGAACTTTTAAATCTGcagagaaataaaataaatttcgtcGAATCTTTTCCTGATTCAGTCAAAATCAACATTTCACATAATCAGCTGGATTATCTATCGTCTGAAATGTTCAGCCGAAACATTGAGATTCTAGATGCAAGTTACAATAACATCAGTGCATTAAAGAAGTCGACTTTTCAAAATGTGTTCAGCTTGAGGAGCCTTTATTTACAACATAACAGAATTGACACGCTGGAAGAAAACACATTTTGTCGTCAACTTCTTTGCGAGTACTCTTtgattaattttgaaaataatttgctGCCATGCAACTGCAAAATCTGGAGTGTGTTGAGTCCCATCTCTATTATTATCATTCGTGGTAGTTGTCCGTCTATGAGCCTTACTGATTTAGTGGAGAAAAATGGGTGTCAATGTGGCACCAGTGATTCAGGTAAATGCAACACAAAGAAAAGGATATGCGAGGAtcataaatgtaaaaataatgcaGAATGTATAGCACTTAATGAAAACTCTTACATTTGTAAATGTAACGGAGGTTACCATGGTCGCACGTGTAAACTCAAAAGCTCAGAGTGTAACCCAAAGTTATGTAATAATAATGGGACTTGCCAACGCATTGGAAAAAAGGCAACGGAATATACATGTTTATGTAATACTGGATTTTCTGGAAAGAATTGCGCAGTTAAAACTTTGACAAACGTGGAAATAACTTCAATTATGATATCTGGGCTGGTCATTGAAGCGATTGTCTGCATCGTGTTCGTTATTGCCgttgtgtttttgtttcagAGAGTAAAGACATACCGG ACATTGAGCAAGAAGCCCAGTCCTGCAGATGAAAATCAGTATGCTTCGATTGATACACTGTACCTCCCTGAATCTTTCCCTACCTATCAACCGTTGAGTAAAATGGAGAGTACG ACAGCGGAATCCCCCGATGCTAATGAATACGAGTTGAATCTAGAAATGCAGGGAGAATCTGGGAAAGAG GAAATGAATAATGACGATGAAACGAAAGATTCGTACTACAATGTAGCAACGAGAACATGA
- the LOC130644094 gene encoding protein slit-like isoform X2 — protein MASLIIYSVCILYFTTVIVTEKCSNPKGGLEFCSCSADETIVTCRNNSLLSFPEKLPSNVETFIFESKSLQNIPPSYFQSYFRLKSIQITGGVFPDLYQQYFNGISRTVMHLKISETNLRDIHYLTFFVLSQLRSLDLQNNELSSIFHLPMENLTHLDLSGNKISSIGKDVFSKLRNLEMLKLNNNKLTSLPSNLFRNLVSLKKLYLSNNQLSNLSSDIFLSLRYLTELYITDNKLDNAFWEALKKLKNVQKLGLSRNQFSSVEANNFLHMGDLQSIFLRENRLPLVIKPKAFFIDQSNVRELYLSGNNITQITNFTFFGLQNLTTLYLDDNRLKEIPTDAFLHLSKLEWLHLRRNQLTSIDIDGFRGLKQIKHIYLTSNLLKNMNKVFQHSKSLVQLNLNDNRIEHITKTLFEGLEKLKYLNLDNNTISDIYGGAFIKLPSLEKLYLRHNKLTKIDEDDFAHATFKELYLNYNHLDIKTKAFQDIRNLKKLYLSDNRMTSVKGTMFQNTKLELLNLQRNKINFVESFPDSVKINISHNQLDYLSSEMFSRNIEILDASYNNISALKKSTFQNVFSLRSLYLQHNRIDTLEENTFCRQLLCEYSLINFENNLLPCNCKIWSVLSPISIIIIRGSCPSMSLTDLVEKNGCQCGTSDSGKCNTKKRICEDHKCKNNAECIALNENSYICKCNGGYHGRTCKLKSSECNPKLCNNNGTCQRIGKKATEYTCLCNTGFSGKNCAVKTLTNVEITSIMISGLVIEAIVCIVFVIAVVFLFQRVKTYRTLSKKPSPADENQYASIDTLYLPESFPTYQPLSKMESTTAESPDANEYELNLEMQGESGKEEMNNDDETKDSYYNVATRT, from the exons ATGGCATCGTTGATTATTTACAGcgtttgtattttatattttacaactgTGATTGTCACAGAAAAATGTTCAAATCCTAAAGGTGGCCTTGAGTTCTGTTCTTGTTCTGCGGATGAAACTATTGTTACCTGTCGAAATAACAGCCTGCTGTCATTTCCAGAAAAATTGCCATCGAATGTGGAGACATTCATTTTTGAATCAAAATCATTGCAAAATATTCCTCCTTCATATTTTCAATCCTACTTCAGGTTAAAAAGTATTCAAATTACAGGCGGAGTGTTTCCTGATCTATATCAACAATACTTTAATGGAATTAGTAGAACTGTGATGCatttaaaaatatcagaaaCAAATCTTAGAGATATCCACTATCTCACCTTTTTTGTTCTTTCACAGTTAAGATCACTAGATTTACAAAACAACGAGCTAAGCTCTATATTTCACCTACCTATGGAGAATTTAACACATCTTGATCTTTCTGGCAACAAAATAAGTTCCATAGGGAAAGACGTGTTTTCGAAATTGCGCAACCTTGAAATGCTCAAGTTAAATAACAACAAGCTAACGTCGTTACCTTCCAACTTGTTTAGAAATCTGGTCagtctaaaaaaattatatttatcaaATAACCAGTTATCCAACCTATCTTCAGACATATTTTTGAGCCTACGATATCTTACGGAACTTTATATAACCGACAATAAACTGGACAATGCATTTTGGGAAGCtttaaaaaagcttaaaaatgtcCAAAAACTAGGTTTATCAAGGAATCAATTCTCTTCTGTTGaggcaaataattttttacatatGGGCGATCTTCAAAGTATCTTCCTACGTGAAAATCGTCTACCCTTGGTAATAAAACCAAAGGCGTTTTTTATTGACCAATCAAATGTAAGAGAATTGTATCTGTCAGGTAACAATATAACCCAAATTACAAACTTCACATTTTTTGGTCTACAAAATTTAACAACACTGTATTTGGATGACAATAGATTGAAGGAAATCCCTACAGATGCCTTTCTGCATTTATCGAAGTTAGAATGGTTACATTTGAGAAGAAACCAGTTAACATCAATAGATATTGATGGCTTTAGGGGATTAAAGCAAATTAAACACATTTATCTAACATCCAATCTGCTGAAAAATATGAATAAAGTTTTCCAGCATTCAAAGAGTCTTGTtcaattaaatttaaatgatAATAGAATTGAACATATAACCAAAACATTGTTCGAGGGCTTGGAGAAATTAAAGTATCTTAACTTGGATAACAATACCATCAGTGATATATACGGAGGGGCGTTCATAAAACTACCATCACTGGAAAAGCTTTATCTTCGACATAATAAGTTGACCAAGATAGATGAAGACGATTTTGCGCATGCAACTTTCAAAGAGCTTTACTTAAATTACAATCACCTAGACATCAAAACAAAAGCTTTTCAAGATATCAGAAACTTGAAAAAGCTTTATCTATCTGACAACAGAATGACCAGTGTCAAGGGAACGATGTTTCAAAATACAAAACTAGAACTTTTAAATCTGcagagaaataaaataaatttcgtcGAATCTTTTCCTGATTCAGTCAAAATCAACATTTCACATAATCAGCTGGATTATCTATCGTCTGAAATGTTCAGCCGAAACATTGAGATTCTAGATGCAAGTTACAATAACATCAGTGCATTAAAGAAGTCGACTTTTCAAAATGTGTTCAGCTTGAGGAGCCTTTATTTACAACATAACAGAATTGACACGCTGGAAGAAAACACATTTTGTCGTCAACTTCTTTGCGAGTACTCTTtgattaattttgaaaataatttgctGCCATGCAACTGCAAAATCTGGAGTGTGTTGAGTCCCATCTCTATTATTATCATTCGTGGTAGTTGTCCGTCTATGAGCCTTACTGATTTAGTGGAGAAAAATGGGTGTCAATGTGGCACCAGTGATTCAGGTAAATGCAACACAAAGAAAAGGATATGCGAGGAtcataaatgtaaaaataatgcaGAATGTATAGCACTTAATGAAAACTCTTACATTTGTAAATGTAACGGAGGTTACCATGGTCGCACGTGTAAACTCAAAAGCTCAGAGTGTAACCCAAAGTTATGTAATAATAATGGGACTTGCCAACGCATTGGAAAAAAGGCAACGGAATATACATGTTTATGTAATACTGGATTTTCTGGAAAGAATTGCGCAGTTAAAACTTTGACAAACGTGGAAATAACTTCAATTATGATATCTGGGCTGGTCATTGAAGCGATTGTCTGCATCGTGTTCGTTATTGCCgttgtgtttttgtttcagAGAGTAAAGACATACCGG ACATTGAGCAAGAAGCCCAGTCCTGCAGATGAAAATCAGTATGCTTCGATTGATACACTGTACCTCCCTGAATCTTTCCCTACCTATCAACCGTTGAGTAAAATGGAGAGTACG ACAGCGGAATCCCCCGATGCTAATGAATACGAGTTGAATCTAGAAATGCAGGGAGAATCTGGGAAAGAG GAAATGAATAATGACGATGAAACGAAAGATTCGTACTACAATGTAGCAACGAGAACATGA
- the LOC130644120 gene encoding slit homolog 1 protein-like, whose translation MWAILLLIASPEVLANCPQNCVCNNTEVVCENLQKLPVSLPKNIKSFTSRSNLFTTVPAGYFTRSQYPDLRSISFIQGKIKKIEKNAFKSLVTNITIKQNNLTSIDSEVFNALSLSYLDLSFNSISSIAKDAFVRSRQLKELNLQGNQIKSIDAPIFANGIIHRVDLTDNFLPCSCVVSRQLRTTFQSVNSILGNCKQYNNEETLSLEVIRKETGPCQNGTCSNLDLCDCKDRYIGRLCENVKPICYENGLCGNNGLCMELGPNDKVCKCFNGYSGKFCTIKPTNCSSKLCNDHGACVWNGDGNFSCSCFENYSGDTCLYKNVVTEEKNGAVTSVLIAGAIFCVILLLLIGIFFVMQRKYQRNNPTASKDFVMKNKEAEATEEYSTARDLGPSSKIREYVL comes from the exons ATGTGGGCGATATTGTTACTCATTGCTTCTCCAGAAGTATTGGCAAATTGCCCACAAAATTGTGTGTGTAATAACACAGAAGTTGTGTGTGAAAACTTGCAGAAACTTCCAGTAAGCCTACCAAAGAACATTAAAAGTTTTACGAGCCGTTCAAATCTTTTTACAACTGTTCCTGCTGGTTACTTTACGAGATCACAATACCCAGATCTACGAAGTATTTCATTCATCCaaggtaaaattaagaagatcgaaaaaaatgcatttaaatcCTTGGTAACCAACATCACcatcaaacaaaataatttaacatcAATCGATTCTGAAGTATTTAACGCACTTTCTTTGTCGTACCTCGATTTAAGTTTTAACAGTATTTCAAGCATCGCGAAAGATGCATTCGTACGTTCAAGACAACTGAAGGAGTTAAATTTACAAGgtaatcaaatcaaatcaattgATGCTCCCATATTCGCAAATGGAATCATACATCGCGTTGACTTAACAGACAATTTCCTTCCTTGCTCCTGTGTAGTATCCAGACAATTGCGGACAACATTTCAGAGCGTAAACAGTATCCTTGGAAACTGCAAACAGTATAATAACGAAGAGACATTGTCTCTTGAAGTAATTAGAAAGGAAACTGGACCGTGCCAAAACGGTACATGCTCCAACTTAGATCTATGTGATTGTAAGGATCGCTATATTGGCAGACTTTGCGAGAACGTGAAGCCCATTTGCTACGAAAACGGTCTGTGTGGTAATAATGGCCTATGCATGGAATTAGGACCGAATGATAAAGTATGCAAATGCTTTAATGGTTATTCTGGAAAGTTCTGTACTATAAAACCAACCAACTGTTCTTCAAAACTTTGCAATGACCATGGTGCGTGTGTATGGAACGGGGATGGAAATTTTAGTTGCAGTTGTTTTGAGAACTATTCTGGCGACACGTGTCTTTATAAAAATGTAGTGACAGAAGAGAAGAACGGTGCTGTAACTAGTGTCCTGATTGCTGGCGCTATTTTTTGTGTGATTTTACTTCTGTTGATTGGGATCTTTTTCGTGATGCAAAGGAAATATCAG AGAAACAACCCAACCGCATCGAAAGATTTTGTCATGAAGAATAAAGAAGCTGAAGCAACAGAAGAATATAGCACAGCGCGAGATTTGGGTCCATCGTCCAAG ataCGCGAATATGTATTATAA
- the LOC130644136 gene encoding dynein intermediate chain 2, ciliary-like, with product MRKPSKTPTKGKAAVKVTHPSNTNLKSSSKADVAKGKKKKEDDDTTQPGIDELDDWMQPKQLVKPEDQLQLTEEELKEEFTRILTANNPHAPSNIVRFNFKEGQFKQIPTVDQLAIHFSLEGNLLHKESDEARRQLASTEEEEEEDDEEEDDDEEKDEERPSTKKSERDDTTPSPGLKAPAQKLTNQFNFCERASQSYNNPHRERGTMTEPPPRVNFSATANQWEIYDAYVEDLQRQEREKEKETKKSSKKDEDKKKKNNAVEILSDDINRVGRASKIVERMVNQNTFDAIAYDFKYWEDASDEFRDNEGTVLPLWKFSYERSKRMTVTALSWSPQYQDLFAVGHGSYDFLKQSSGMICFYSLKNPSFPEHVYTTERGVMCLDIHPEHAYLIVVGFYDGCVKVYNLEDKSTKPIHISTALCGKHTDPVWEVRWQPDNLDGNLNFYSVSSDGRVVLWTIIKSELHYTDVIQLRITDIQPDGPEGTQLSALACGTAIDFHKTIDYLFIVGTEEGKIQKCSKAYSSKYLCSYDAHHMAVYAVRWNHFHSKIFISCSADWTVKIWDHTCPDAIFTFDLGSAVSDVAWAPFSSTVFAAVTTEGKIVVYDLNVNKYEPICDQMIVQKGKTKLTHISFNPVHPIAILGDDRGYVTSVKLSPNLRKALHPKERAKGPENEIAKFDKLLSLVREPTETEN from the exons atgcgGAAACCTTCAAAGACGCCAACAAAAGGAAAAGCTGCAGTG AAGGTTACTCATCCATCAAACACCAATTTAAAGTCGTCATCTAAAGCTGATGTTGCAAAAGGCAAAAAGAAGAAA GAAGATGACGATACTACTCAACCCGGTATAGATGAGCTGGATGACTGGATGCAG CCAAAACAGTTAGTCAAACCAGAAGACCAGCTTCAATTAACAGAGGAGgaattaaaagaagaatttacaaGAATACTCACTGCTAATAATCCACATGCACCCAGCAACATTGTTCGTTTCAACTTCAAG GAGGGGCAGTTTAAACAAATTCCTACAGTTGATCAACTGGCGATACATTTCTCCTTAGAAGG TAATCTTCTTCATAAAGAATCTGACGAGGCGCGCAGACAACTTGCTAGCacagaggaagaagaagaagaag ATGATGAGGAAGAGGATGATGATGAAGAAAAGGATGAGGAGCGACCTTcaacaaaaaag TCTGAAAGAGATGATACCACTCCTTCTCCAGGTCTAAAAGCTCCAGCACAAAAGTTAACTAATCAATTTAACTTTTGTGAACGAGCATCGCAGAGCTATAACAACCCACACAGG GAAAGAGGTACAATGACCGAACCACCACCCAGAGTTAATTTTTCAGCCACAGCCAATCAA tgGGAAATTTATGATGCTTATGTGGAAGACTTGCAAAGACAG gaaaGAGAGAAAGAAAAGGAAACTAAAAAGTCATCTAAAAAAGATGAAGacaagaagaaaaagaataatGCTGTTGAAATTCTG agtgATGACATAAATCGCGTAGGGAGAGCATCAAAGATTGTTGAGCGCATGGTGAATCAAAATACATTTGATGCGATCGCATATG ACTTTAAATATTGGGAAGATGCATCTGATGAGTTCAGAGACAATGAAGGAACTGTCTTGCCATTATGGAAATTTTCGTATGAGCGTTCTAAACGGATGACAGTTACGGCTTTAAGTTG GTCTCCGCAATATCAAGATTTATTTGCTGTAGGCCATGGATCTT atgattttttgaaacagtctagTGGAATGATATGCTTTTACTCCTTGAAAAATCCTTCTTTTCCAGA ACACGTGTATACGACAGAGAGAGGCGTGATGTGTTTAGACATTCACCCAGAACATGCTTATCTTATTGTGGTTGGGTTTTATGATG gttgtGTTAAAGTGTATAACTTGGAAGACAAGTCGACAAAACCAATACACATCTCTACCGCTTTATGTGGAAAACATACTGACCCTGTGTGGGAG GTGCGATGGCAACCAGACAATCTTGATGgcaatttgaatttttattctGTTTCGTCAGACGGAAGAGTTGTGTTATGGACGATTATAAAG agcGAGCTTCATTATACCGATGTTATTCAACTACGTATTACCGACATCCAACCTGATGGACCAGAGGGTACACAACTTTCTGCGTTGGCGTGTGGAACAGCCATAGATTTCCATAAAACCATCGACTATCTGTTTATTGTTGGTACAGAAGAAGGAAAAATCCAAAAATGTTCAAAGGCGTATTCGAGCAAATATTTGTGTTCTTATGAT GCACATCACATGGCTGTCTATGCTGTGCGATGGAACCATTTCCATTCGAAAATATTTATATCATGCAGTGCTGATTGGACTGTCAAGATATGGGACCATACATGTCC AGATGCTATTTTCACGTTTGATTTGGGAAGTGCTGTTAGTGATGTGGCGTGGGCACCATTTTCATCTACTGTATTTGCAGCCGTTACAACTGAAGGGaag ATTGTGGTATATGATTTGAACGTAAACAAATACGAACCGATATGTGATCAAATGA TTGTACAGAAAGGCAAGACAAAACTCACACACATTTCTTTCAACCCGGTACATCCCATCGCCATTTTAGGTGACGACAG AGGCTACGTCACATCAGTGAAATTGTCGCCAAATCTAAGAAAAGCTTTACATCCGAAA GAACGAGCGAAAGGTCCGGAGAACGAGATAGCGAAATTTGACAAGCTACTGAGTTTGGTACGTGAACCTACAGAGACAGAAAACTAa